The following proteins come from a genomic window of Gynuella sunshinyii YC6258:
- a CDS encoding OmpA family protein, with the protein MFKNTTLFCCVTLLSAHGLAAETEQPTRLYFGGSLGWSHLEPQPDDDAPYNVSDKNGFTFRLHGGYLFTPKLSGELSFASLGTTGIAKDSDPDKTITDISYYATSAAVLYRLWDYDHPYNLFAKGELSTFSTDSSGEDIPINNDNTLLLGFGLGASYRLNRQFNLRADFDSYSADAKSLTLGIEWQPGRRTVPADTDQDGVIDELDHCPDSQPGVTVDSMGCEIAKDSDGDGVSDVIDQCPATPADLKVDSTGCALDSDQDGYPDYQDQCPHSTAGAKVNDKGCEADKDSDADGVADSIDFCPDTPAGLAVNLNGCELDDDVDGVVNRLDQCPDTPVEQSVNDIGCPLTFEQTIQQKIAIIEPSNIQFASNSAELTDDARRELLVLVSIMNRYDNINIDINAYTDDVGREKYNLTLSQKRADGVKGYLVEQGIAAERLTATGYGEASPVADNATVEGRSLNRRVEFIVKGIN; encoded by the coding sequence ATGTTCAAAAACACAACCTTGTTTTGCTGTGTCACCCTGTTATCCGCCCATGGTTTAGCTGCCGAAACAGAACAACCCACCAGACTTTACTTTGGAGGCTCACTCGGCTGGTCACACCTGGAACCTCAACCGGATGATGACGCTCCTTATAATGTCTCCGATAAAAACGGTTTCACTTTCCGCCTTCACGGCGGTTATTTGTTCACACCCAAACTATCTGGTGAGCTGTCGTTTGCCTCACTGGGAACAACCGGAATTGCCAAAGACAGTGATCCGGACAAAACCATTACCGACATTAGTTACTATGCCACCAGTGCGGCAGTCCTCTACCGCCTGTGGGATTATGACCACCCTTACAACCTGTTTGCCAAAGGCGAATTGTCTACCTTCTCAACCGACAGCAGTGGCGAAGATATTCCGATCAATAACGATAATACATTGCTGCTCGGATTTGGCTTGGGTGCTTCTTATCGCCTCAACCGGCAGTTCAATCTACGAGCGGATTTTGACAGTTACTCCGCCGATGCAAAGTCACTGACACTGGGCATTGAATGGCAGCCCGGCCGCCGGACTGTACCCGCCGATACCGATCAGGATGGTGTCATCGATGAGCTTGATCACTGCCCGGACAGCCAACCTGGAGTGACGGTGGACAGTATGGGTTGTGAAATTGCCAAAGACAGCGACGGTGATGGCGTATCAGATGTCATTGACCAGTGCCCTGCCACACCGGCAGACCTTAAGGTCGACAGCACAGGCTGCGCGCTTGACAGCGACCAGGATGGTTACCCTGATTACCAGGACCAGTGCCCTCATTCCACGGCCGGTGCGAAGGTCAACGATAAGGGCTGCGAAGCGGACAAAGACAGCGATGCCGATGGCGTTGCCGATTCTATTGATTTTTGTCCTGATACCCCTGCCGGTCTGGCTGTCAATCTGAATGGTTGCGAATTGGATGATGATGTTGACGGCGTCGTCAATCGTCTGGATCAATGCCCGGATACCCCAGTAGAACAAAGCGTTAACGACATCGGTTGTCCCCTGACGTTTGAACAAACCATTCAGCAGAAAATAGCGATTATTGAACCGTCAAATATCCAGTTCGCTTCCAACTCAGCAGAACTGACGGATGATGCCCGCCGGGAACTCCTGGTACTGGTATCCATCATGAATCGTTATGACAATATCAACATTGATATCAATGCATACACCGATGACGTGGGGCGCGAAAAATACAATCTGACTCTGAGCCAGAAGCGCGCAGACGGTGTTAAAGGCTATTTGGTTGAACAAGGGATTGCAGCAGAACGTCTGACCGCGACAGGTTATGGCGAGGCGAGTCCTGTGGCCGATAACGCAACGGTCGAAGGACGCTCGTTGAACCGACGGGTCGAGTTTATCGTAAAAGGCATCAATTAA
- a CDS encoding GlyGly-CTERM sorting domain-containing protein (This protein contains a GlyGly-CTERM protein-sorting domain, as detected by TIGR03501. These domains are found at the C-terminus of secreted proteins in organisms that possess both rhombosortase, which is an intramembrane serine proteinase (see TIGR03902), and a type II secretion system (T2SS). In at least some cases, such as VesB from Vibrio cholerae, cleavage by rhombosortase is followed first by attachment of a glycerophosphoethanolamine-containing moiety, then by transport by the T2SS across the outer membrane and release into the medium in soluble form.): MRQFFGFCVLLCVTIYTPAAVTDIAFSQDSNSSTATEVLEPHTPRTWSNVAVTSEGVAVDVQVELMNTFPGSVETGLSGDDLVVYLNRNDTNCSICQDVYEAQIRYSFVNHDDQTPVELSSVFTIKDIDGWSDGDYETLFSPLENIVGASINYDADLSIVPDLSLKNMVLKGLADRNVSDPQAAASITFTKTSSITIYYTRMHADDANVSSAFYMDGNLTPGFYTLEVPFTREHAALGAVNIATYNSSDVPVSGTSATADADIAVYIDGVESCTTTSDSEGNWRCDLSGLSDGQHNITVYAIAPASVAPGFIYEYSDTTITTGDQDGDGTLDSNDAFPTDPTEDTDTDHDGIGNNADNDDDGDGYTDSDETAAGTDPLDASSVPADQDNDGVSDATDDDIDGDGTLNGDDAFPTDPAEDTDTDHDGTGNNADNDDDNDGYTDSDENAAGSDPLDASSIPADQDNDGVSDATDDDIDGDGTLNGDDAFPTDPTEDTDTDHDGIGNNADNDDDGDGYTDSDENTAGTDPLDASSVPADQDNDGVSDATDDDIDGDGTLNGDDAFPTDPAEDTDTDHDGIGNNADNDDDGDGYTDSDENTAGTDPLDPSSMPADQDNDGVSDATDDDIDGDGTLNGDDAFPTDPAEDTDTDHDGIGNNTDNDDDNDGIPDSIESSTEDSDGDGLVNSLDPDSDNDRIPDRLESGFTSTDSDGDGINDSLDVDITAGVDADNDGIDDNVALSDSDGDGVADLFDLDSDNDGRPDSRESGLGISDDDHDQIPDQADPDFVAGGIDANNDGIEDSTVLTDTDHDGIPDYLDTDSDNDGIADSAENGASGLDNDGDGIDDAFDMDFVHGIDANITDINGDGVADTMIAIDSDANNTLDTLITELDTDHDGFPDYQDLDSDNDGLPDATEANTDSDQDGLGDNDILETDPVDTDHDGIPDFQDTDSDGDGITDISESGNGELDQNGDGQVDNTTDSDGDGIADDVDLNDGAWGTDEDTDGDGIGNDLDSDDDNDGLPDVDEAPGDADGDGLDNSQDPDSDNDGIIDGEDDTPTVANPTPGTGTPGNDNTGSESGDGGVNVSVSNGGSMPVWALLILPLLTYLRSKK, translated from the coding sequence GTGCGCCAATTTTTCGGCTTTTGTGTGCTGTTATGCGTGACGATATACACACCTGCCGCAGTCACGGACATTGCGTTCAGTCAGGACTCCAATAGCAGCACTGCCACCGAAGTTCTGGAACCTCATACTCCCAGAACCTGGAGCAATGTAGCGGTGACCAGCGAAGGTGTTGCCGTGGATGTTCAAGTGGAACTCATGAACACATTCCCGGGAAGCGTCGAAACCGGACTATCCGGTGACGATCTGGTGGTCTATCTGAATCGCAATGACACCAATTGCAGCATCTGCCAGGACGTCTACGAAGCCCAGATCCGCTATAGCTTTGTTAATCACGACGATCAGACTCCGGTTGAGTTATCCAGCGTATTCACGATCAAAGATATTGATGGCTGGAGTGATGGTGACTACGAAACCTTGTTTTCGCCACTGGAAAACATTGTCGGTGCCAGCATCAATTACGATGCTGATCTCTCAATCGTGCCGGATCTCAGCCTGAAAAATATGGTTTTGAAGGGACTGGCAGATCGCAATGTTTCAGATCCACAGGCGGCAGCCTCTATTACCTTTACAAAAACCTCCTCCATTACCATTTACTACACCCGTATGCATGCTGACGATGCCAATGTCAGCAGCGCCTTTTACATGGATGGCAATCTGACACCCGGTTTTTATACCCTTGAAGTGCCCTTTACCCGTGAACACGCGGCGCTGGGAGCAGTCAATATCGCCACCTACAACAGCAGCGACGTACCTGTTTCCGGAACATCCGCCACTGCCGATGCAGACATTGCCGTTTATATTGATGGGGTAGAAAGCTGCACCACCACCAGCGATAGCGAAGGTAACTGGCGCTGTGATCTGTCGGGACTCTCTGATGGGCAACACAACATTACTGTCTATGCTATTGCGCCTGCATCAGTTGCACCCGGCTTTATTTATGAATACAGCGACACCACCATTACGACTGGTGACCAGGATGGTGACGGTACTCTGGACAGCAACGATGCCTTCCCAACCGATCCAACCGAAGATACCGATACCGATCATGATGGCATCGGCAACAATGCCGACAACGACGACGATGGCGATGGCTATACCGACAGCGACGAAACTGCTGCCGGCACCGATCCTCTGGATGCTTCAAGCGTACCGGCCGACCAGGACAACGACGGCGTATCCGATGCCACCGATGATGATATCGATGGCGACGGCACTCTGAATGGCGACGATGCCTTCCCAACCGATCCAGCGGAAGATACCGATACTGACCACGATGGCACTGGTAACAATGCCGACAATGACGACGATAACGATGGCTACACCGACAGCGACGAAAACGCCGCCGGTAGCGACCCATTGGATGCTTCAAGCATACCGGCCGACCAGGACAACGACGGCGTATCCGATGCCACCGATGATGATATCGATGGCGACGGCACTCTGAATGGCGACGATGCCTTCCCAACCGATCCAACCGAAGATACCGATACCGATCACGATGGCATCGGCAACAATGCCGACAATGATGACGACGGCGATGGCTATACCGACAGCGACGAAAATACTGCCGGCACCGATCCTCTGGATGCTTCAAGCGTACCGGCCGACCAGGACAACGACGGCGTATCCGATGCCACCGATGATGATATCGATGGTGACGGCACTCTGAACGGCGACGATGCCTTCCCAACCGATCCAGCGGAAGATACCGATACTGACCATGATGGCATCGGTAACAATGCCGACAATGATGACGACGGCGATGGCTATACCGACAGCGACGAAAATACTGCCGGCACCGATCCGCTGGATCCTTCAAGTATGCCCGCTGACCAGGACAACGACGGTGTTTCTGATGCCACCGATGATGATATCGATGGTGACGGCACTCTGAACGGCGACGATGCCTTCCCAACCGATCCAGCGGAAGATACCGATACTGACCACGATGGCATCGGCAACAATACCGACAATGATGATGATAACGATGGCATCCCCGACAGCATCGAATCCTCCACAGAAGACAGCGATGGTGATGGTCTGGTGAACAGTCTGGACCCGGATTCAGACAATGACCGCATACCGGATCGACTTGAAAGCGGCTTTACCAGCACAGATAGCGATGGTGATGGCATCAACGACTCTTTGGATGTGGATATCACCGCAGGTGTGGATGCTGATAACGATGGTATCGATGATAACGTTGCCCTGAGCGACAGTGATGGCGACGGGGTTGCTGATCTGTTTGATCTGGACTCCGACAACGACGGCAGACCTGACTCACGTGAATCAGGCCTGGGTATCAGCGATGATGATCATGATCAGATTCCGGACCAGGCTGATCCGGATTTTGTGGCCGGAGGTATTGATGCGAACAATGATGGCATTGAAGACAGCACGGTGCTGACAGATACCGATCATGACGGTATTCCCGATTATCTGGATACCGACAGCGACAACGACGGTATTGCCGACAGCGCAGAAAACGGAGCCTCCGGTCTCGATAACGATGGTGACGGCATCGACGATGCGTTTGATATGGATTTTGTCCACGGCATCGACGCCAATATCACCGACATCAATGGCGATGGTGTCGCGGATACCATGATTGCCATTGATTCTGACGCTAACAATACTTTGGATACCCTGATCACCGAGCTGGATACCGATCACGATGGTTTCCCCGATTACCAGGATCTGGACAGTGACAATGATGGTCTGCCAGATGCGACCGAAGCCAATACTGATAGCGACCAAGACGGTCTTGGTGATAACGATATCCTGGAAACCGATCCGGTCGATACAGACCATGATGGAATTCCGGACTTTCAGGACACAGACAGTGACGGCGATGGCATCACTGACATCAGTGAGTCTGGTAACGGAGAACTCGATCAAAACGGCGACGGTCAGGTCGACAACACCACCGATTCTGATGGTGATGGCATTGCTGATGATGTTGATCTGAATGATGGTGCCTGGGGTACTGACGAGGATACTGATGGCGATGGTATCGGCAACGACCTGGACTCTGATGATGACAATGACGGCCTGCCAGACGTGGATGAAGCTCCCGGAGATGCCGACGGAGACGGCCTGGACAACTCTCAGGATCCCGACAGCGACAACGATGGCATCATTGACGGCGAAGACGACACTCCCACCGTCGCCAACCCGACTCCCGGAACCGGCACCCCAGGAAACGATAACACTGGAAGTGAAAGTGGCGACGGCGGTGTGAATGTCTCCGTCTCCAATGGCGGTTCAATGCCAGTATGGGCATTACTGATACTGCCGCTACTTACATATCTGCGATCAAAAAAATAA